A section of the Rhodothermus sp. genome encodes:
- the queF gene encoding preQ(1) synthase, whose protein sequence is MTEQERQALAEKLAALREEALAHTEQALAYMARFGIRPEGRLQPFLPPEARQQHIDRLPYEHAVRQVVVYETEPGEFSAVCPFSGLPDYGVLRIEYVPGSWILELKSLKYYIVSWRNIGAAQEDLTAIIYQDLMRHLEDPEYLRVTTIYNVRGGIRTTCTIDSREQGR, encoded by the coding sequence ATGACCGAACAGGAGCGGCAGGCATTGGCCGAAAAGCTGGCAGCGCTTCGGGAAGAAGCACTGGCCCACACCGAACAGGCGTTAGCCTATATGGCGCGATTTGGCATCCGGCCGGAAGGACGTCTGCAGCCGTTTCTGCCACCGGAAGCGCGCCAGCAGCACATCGATCGGTTGCCTTACGAGCATGCCGTGCGTCAGGTGGTCGTTTATGAGACCGAGCCCGGTGAGTTTTCAGCCGTCTGTCCGTTTTCCGGGTTGCCAGACTACGGTGTACTCCGGATCGAGTATGTGCCAGGTAGCTGGATTCTTGAGCTCAAAAGTCTCAAGTACTACATCGTCTCCTGGCGGAATATTGGAGCGGCCCAGGAGGATCTGACGGCCATCATCTATCAGGACCTGATGCGCCATCTGGAGGATCCAGAATACCTCCGGGTAACTACCATTTATAACGTACGTGGTGGTATTCGCACGACCTGTACGATTGACAGCCGCGAGCAGGGTCGTTAG
- a CDS encoding 6-bladed beta-propeller: MIARWLNRRVGGVLLCAGLLGGSGCGGSVPEAGQGTHWHPDPARLPPLEAFDWVVASQDSDPVLQTWAVRLQQARLKWELGTWFSEDRYRMFGRVWDVAVDGAGRVVVLDFENQEVRVYDQEGRFVTLVGRQGEGPGEYIQAGHLLVGVNDTLYVYDYSRSLFVVYRRQESGYEFVRLLDLPSGASYLNDVCLHANGHLITQKPSRLREDPLFFEIDLSSKIVRSFGRHRHYATHEQEGFLHSEIYRTFMTCGEGIVASYLFFPIVDYFVGDQRYSVFLKEIHLQPFLLIDHRIAEYYTTDSFIEKYSYTGQVDDLIEPVLLEEDLLFYAFVRYESERGRLIKKAPMAYLLDLRRRKAMRLNLEAYPFATLVAVRDSVLIGFRWDLFQKEIPHIAYYVLPGQP, translated from the coding sequence ATGATTGCGAGGTGGTTGAATAGAAGGGTTGGGGGCGTGCTGCTATGTGCCGGCCTGTTAGGGGGGAGTGGTTGTGGGGGGAGTGTGCCCGAAGCAGGACAAGGAACACACTGGCACCCGGATCCGGCCCGTTTGCCGCCCCTGGAAGCGTTTGACTGGGTGGTCGCTTCGCAGGACAGTGATCCGGTCTTACAGACATGGGCGGTGCGGCTGCAGCAGGCGCGTCTGAAGTGGGAGCTGGGGACATGGTTTTCGGAGGATCGCTATCGCATGTTCGGGAGGGTATGGGATGTGGCCGTCGATGGCGCAGGACGGGTGGTGGTGCTGGACTTTGAAAACCAGGAAGTGCGCGTGTATGATCAGGAGGGACGCTTTGTAACGCTGGTAGGCCGCCAGGGCGAAGGGCCGGGCGAGTACATCCAGGCAGGACATCTGCTGGTGGGCGTAAATGATACGCTGTATGTTTACGACTATTCACGATCCCTGTTTGTGGTATATCGCCGCCAGGAATCTGGGTATGAATTTGTGCGCCTCTTAGATCTGCCTTCCGGTGCTTCTTACTTGAATGATGTTTGCCTCCATGCAAATGGTCATCTGATCACGCAGAAGCCTTCACGTCTTCGAGAGGATCCGCTATTTTTTGAGATCGATCTGTCTTCCAAGATTGTCAGAAGCTTTGGAAGACACCGGCATTATGCTACCCACGAACAGGAAGGCTTTCTGCATAGTGAAATCTACAGAACGTTTATGACCTGTGGTGAGGGAATTGTGGCTTCCTATCTTTTTTTTCCCATTGTGGATTACTTTGTAGGGGATCAGCGATATAGCGTTTTCTTAAAAGAAATACATTTACAGCCCTTTCTCCTAATTGATCATCGAATTGCTGAATACTATACCACGGATTCCTTTATTGAGAAATATTCCTACACAGGGCAGGTAGATGATCTGATCGAACCCGTTCTTCTGGAGGAGGACCTCTTGTTTTATGCTTTCGTTCGCTATGAAAGCGAACGGGGCCGGCTGATAAAAAAGGCGCCGATGGCGTACTTGTTGGACCTGCGCCGTCGGAAGGCGATGCGGTTAAATCTGGAAGCCTATCCTTTTGCGACGCTGGTGGCCGTGCGCGATTCCGTGCTGATCGGGTTTCGCTGGGATCTGTTCCAGAAAGAAATTCCTCACATTGCCTATTACGTGTTGCCCGGACAACCATAG
- a CDS encoding dynamin family protein, whose amino-acid sequence MDALLTPEHEALLEAERNLLARLHGVLARTGADESLRERLSEVIEALDALFVVVVVGEFNAGKSSVLNALFREKLLEEGPVPTTAKITLLRYGETSMERPRSEYLVERYHPSNRLRHLVLVDTPGTNSIIRRHQELTEHFIPRADLVLFVTSFDRPLTESERQFLSYIRDTWGKRLVFVLNKADLARSQTDLEQVLAHIRTGCRELMGFEPEIFPVSAVQALEAHSTEDPEQRTRHWKTSGFEAFERFLAERLAGPERLRLKLTSPLDLTERLLERLRTHLEERRRLLEQDRANLERLKARLNEVRAELIATMRPYLSEIDNQLLQVERRGLQFLQDTIRIGRLGLLRDRDRFKEEFTRQVVRDLDRRLEATLSEAVDRLLQQGLQLWNQTLTEFSEHVEQVVRRRPPQVQADLLYDRRQLFESVMRQATRQLETYDLREEARRILENTRDAVALFLGTEALAGLGALVTMLITAAGLDVTGGFVAAGALAVVGLVVLPLQKRRALREFRNRIEQLRAELLKALEQQLKREVDKLLERLTTTLAPYQAFVQHEQQLVDELDEELRALDREYRRLRTAIEKAVPVG is encoded by the coding sequence ATGGACGCGCTCCTGACCCCCGAACACGAAGCGCTGCTCGAAGCCGAACGCAACCTGCTGGCCCGCCTGCATGGCGTGCTGGCTCGAACCGGTGCCGACGAATCGCTGCGCGAGCGCCTCTCCGAGGTCATCGAAGCGCTCGATGCACTGTTTGTCGTGGTGGTTGTGGGTGAATTCAATGCGGGCAAGTCGAGCGTCCTCAACGCTCTGTTTCGCGAAAAATTACTCGAAGAAGGTCCGGTCCCCACCACCGCAAAAATTACGCTGTTACGCTACGGCGAAACGTCGATGGAACGGCCGCGCTCGGAGTACCTTGTCGAACGCTATCATCCCTCGAACCGATTGCGCCACCTGGTGCTGGTCGACACGCCCGGGACCAACTCGATCATTCGCCGCCACCAGGAATTGACCGAGCACTTTATCCCACGCGCCGACCTGGTATTGTTTGTAACCTCGTTCGATCGTCCGCTGACCGAAAGCGAGCGGCAGTTTCTCTCATACATTCGCGACACCTGGGGCAAGCGACTCGTCTTTGTCCTGAACAAGGCGGATCTGGCTCGTAGCCAAACCGACCTGGAACAGGTGCTCGCCCACATCCGCACAGGCTGTCGGGAGCTGATGGGCTTCGAGCCGGAAATCTTTCCGGTCAGTGCCGTCCAGGCTCTTGAAGCACACAGCACCGAGGATCCCGAACAGCGCACCCGACACTGGAAAACCAGTGGCTTTGAAGCCTTCGAACGTTTTCTGGCGGAGCGACTGGCCGGCCCCGAACGCCTGCGGCTCAAACTGACCTCGCCGCTCGACCTTACCGAACGCCTGCTCGAACGCCTGCGCACGCATCTGGAAGAACGTCGCCGCCTGCTCGAACAGGACCGTGCGAACCTGGAGCGTCTGAAAGCTCGCCTGAACGAAGTACGGGCTGAGCTGATAGCAACCATGCGTCCCTATCTGTCGGAAATCGATAACCAGTTGCTTCAAGTCGAACGTCGTGGGCTGCAATTTCTGCAGGATACCATTCGGATTGGCCGGCTTGGCCTGCTACGTGATCGCGACCGTTTCAAGGAAGAATTCACGCGTCAGGTCGTGCGTGACCTGGACCGTCGGCTCGAAGCGACACTATCCGAGGCTGTTGATCGCCTGCTTCAACAGGGACTACAGCTCTGGAATCAAACGCTGACGGAATTCAGCGAGCATGTCGAACAGGTTGTACGACGTCGTCCGCCTCAGGTCCAAGCCGATCTGCTCTATGACCGCCGCCAGCTCTTCGAGTCCGTCATGCGCCAGGCTACTCGCCAGCTTGAGACCTATGATCTGCGGGAGGAAGCCCGGCGCATTCTGGAAAACACGCGCGATGCGGTGGCCCTCTTTCTGGGCACGGAAGCCCTGGCTGGCCTGGGCGCGCTCGTCACCATGCTCATCACAGCGGCCGGCCTGGATGTGACAGGCGGTTTTGTAGCTGCTGGAGCCCTGGCTGTAGTCGGCCTCGTCGTATTGCCCCTGCAGAAACGTCGGGCACTGCGCGAGTTTCGCAACCGCATTGAACAGCTCCGCGCGGAACTGTTAAAGGCCCTGGAGCAACAACTAAAACGCGAGGTAGATAAACTGCTTGAACGCCTGACCACTACGCTGGCCCCCTACCAGGCCTTTGTGCAGCACGAACAGCAACTGGTCGACGAACTCGACGAAGAACTGCGGGCCCTTGACCGCGAATACCGGCGTCTGCGTACGGCCATTGAAAAAGCCGTACCCGTTGGCTAA
- a CDS encoding 7-carboxy-7-deazaguanine synthase QueE, translating to MRTYRVKAIWKTLQGEGFFAGRPAVFARFVGCNLWSGLEQDRARDAQRTGADCPRWCDTDFRKEGSHAYTADELVAALQEVGGPIRFCVLTGGEPLLQLDATLMKALKAADYFVAIETNGTISLRRACTDPETGQLMAPDWIVCSPKLPEDRLALEYFDELKLVVPDYRPEQYARFARRARPHRVSGHRIPLLWLQPEDGPRLEAAQRCAVELALTHPEWRVSVQTHKVLGVP from the coding sequence ATGCGTACCTACCGTGTCAAAGCAATATGGAAGACGCTGCAGGGCGAGGGCTTCTTTGCCGGACGCCCGGCTGTCTTCGCGCGCTTTGTAGGTTGTAACCTGTGGTCAGGGCTAGAACAAGACCGAGCGCGCGACGCCCAACGCACTGGCGCCGACTGCCCGCGCTGGTGCGACACGGACTTTCGGAAGGAAGGAAGCCATGCCTACACAGCCGATGAGCTGGTAGCCGCGCTACAGGAAGTGGGCGGCCCAATTCGCTTTTGCGTACTGACCGGTGGCGAGCCCCTGCTGCAACTCGATGCGACACTGATGAAGGCGCTGAAGGCGGCCGACTACTTCGTGGCCATTGAAACAAACGGCACGATCAGCCTGCGCCGGGCCTGCACCGACCCTGAAACAGGCCAGTTGATGGCACCCGACTGGATCGTGTGCAGTCCTAAGCTTCCGGAAGATCGGCTGGCACTGGAATATTTCGACGAATTGAAACTGGTGGTACCCGATTATCGGCCTGAGCAGTATGCGCGTTTTGCACGCCGCGCCCGACCGCATCGCGTGAGTGGCCATCGCATCCCACTCCTGTGGCTACAGCCAGAAGATGGTCCTCGCCTGGAAGCAGCCCAGCGTTGTGCCGTCGAACTGGCACTGACCCATCCCGAATGGCGCGTTTCAGTTCAGACCCACAAGGTGCTCGGCGTGCCGTAA
- a CDS encoding AAA family ATPase → MTDLFQQAAERLLATQAPLAERMRPRTLDEFVGQEHILGPGKLLRRAIEADRISSLIFYGPPGTGKTTLARIIACTTRAHFTALNAVLAGVKDLREAIEAAQERLRLHQQRTILFIDEVHRFNKAQQDALLPHVENGTVIFIGATTENPYFEVIKPLVSRSRVFELKPLTPEHLRRIAEQALADPERGYGRRNVVVDPEALNHLIDVANGDARSLLNALELAIETTPPDEAGRIHITLPVAEDSIQRRAVLYDKEGDAHFDTISAFIKSLRGSDPDAALYWLARMIYAGEDPRFILRRMLIFAAEDIGLADPQALQVAAAAAQAFEYVGMPEGQFLLAECCLYLATAPKSNSTMAYFNALAYVEREQSAEVPTHLKDANRDRQSLGHGQGYKYPHAYREHYVPQQYLPDHMQGTYFYEPSDQGYERIIAERLAAWRQRDLVEGLQKRLQRYRPDRADQ, encoded by the coding sequence ATGACAGATCTGTTTCAACAGGCGGCCGAGCGGCTGCTGGCTACGCAGGCTCCACTGGCCGAACGCATGCGGCCACGTACGCTGGACGAGTTCGTTGGCCAGGAGCATATTCTCGGACCGGGCAAACTGCTGCGCCGGGCCATTGAAGCCGACCGGATCTCGTCACTGATCTTCTACGGACCGCCTGGCACGGGCAAAACCACACTGGCCCGCATCATCGCCTGCACCACTCGGGCTCACTTCACAGCGCTTAACGCTGTGCTGGCTGGCGTCAAGGACCTTCGGGAGGCGATCGAAGCTGCTCAGGAACGTCTGCGCTTGCACCAGCAGCGTACCATCCTGTTCATCGACGAAGTCCATCGCTTCAACAAAGCCCAGCAGGATGCGCTGCTACCCCACGTCGAAAACGGCACGGTCATCTTTATCGGGGCCACGACCGAAAATCCCTACTTCGAGGTCATCAAGCCGCTGGTAAGTCGCTCCCGCGTTTTTGAACTGAAGCCACTTACGCCCGAGCATCTGCGCCGCATCGCCGAACAGGCGCTTGCCGACCCGGAGCGCGGCTATGGCCGGCGTAACGTGGTCGTAGACCCCGAAGCACTTAATCATCTGATCGACGTGGCCAATGGCGATGCCCGGTCGTTGCTCAACGCGCTGGAGTTAGCCATCGAAACCACCCCGCCCGACGAAGCAGGGCGCATTCACATCACGCTCCCGGTGGCTGAAGACTCGATCCAGCGTCGAGCTGTCCTCTACGACAAAGAGGGCGATGCCCACTTCGACACGATCAGCGCGTTCATCAAAAGCCTGCGCGGCTCCGATCCCGATGCCGCGCTTTACTGGCTCGCGCGCATGATCTACGCGGGTGAAGATCCGCGCTTTATCCTGCGCCGCATGCTCATCTTCGCTGCCGAAGACATTGGCCTGGCTGACCCTCAGGCCCTGCAGGTGGCGGCAGCCGCAGCGCAGGCCTTCGAGTATGTGGGCATGCCTGAAGGTCAGTTCCTACTGGCCGAATGCTGCCTCTACCTGGCTACCGCGCCGAAGAGCAATTCCACGATGGCGTACTTCAATGCACTGGCCTACGTGGAGCGCGAACAGTCCGCCGAAGTGCCCACGCATCTCAAAGATGCCAACCGAGACCGCCAGAGCCTCGGCCACGGCCAGGGCTACAAATATCCGCACGCCTACCGCGAACACTACGTGCCACAGCAGTATCTGCCCGACCACATGCAGGGGACCTACTTCTACGAGCCTTCGGATCAGGGCTACGAACGTATTATTGCCGAACGTCTGGCAGCCTGGCGACAGCGCGACCTGGTCGAAGGCCTGCAAAAGCGGTTGCAACGCTACCGTCCTGACAGGGCCGATCAGTAG
- the queC gene encoding 7-cyano-7-deazaguanine synthase QueC — MSIPNLLPTLKPAERGEKALVLFSGGQDSTTCLYWARHYFPEVEAIGFHYGQKHAVELEQARKIADLAGVPFTVLDLRGLLQGSALTEHDQDVSAAHPLAPHLPASFVPGRNALFLTLAASYGFTRGIHDLVGGMCQTDYSGYPDCRRAFIDAMEQALSLALDTKIRIHTPLMHLTKAETWRLARELNILDVIIELTHTDYNGDRSERHAWGYGRLDNPASILRARGYEEARARGWLD; from the coding sequence ATGTCTATCCCGAACCTGCTTCCCACGCTGAAGCCCGCTGAACGTGGCGAAAAGGCGTTGGTGCTGTTCTCCGGTGGACAGGATTCAACGACCTGTCTGTACTGGGCCCGCCATTATTTCCCCGAGGTCGAAGCCATCGGTTTTCACTACGGCCAGAAACATGCCGTTGAGCTGGAGCAGGCTCGCAAAATCGCGGATCTTGCCGGCGTGCCTTTTACCGTGCTGGATCTGCGTGGCCTGCTCCAGGGAAGTGCCCTGACCGAACATGATCAGGACGTCTCGGCGGCTCATCCGCTGGCACCCCATCTTCCGGCTTCGTTCGTGCCCGGCCGTAATGCATTATTCCTGACCCTGGCGGCCAGCTACGGCTTCACACGTGGCATCCACGACCTGGTTGGTGGCATGTGCCAGACGGATTACTCCGGTTATCCAGACTGCCGCCGGGCGTTTATCGATGCCATGGAACAGGCCCTCTCGCTCGCCCTCGACACAAAGATCCGCATCCACACCCCTTTGATGCACCTCACCAAGGCCGAAACCTGGCGGCTGGCCCGTGAACTGAACATCCTGGATGTGATCATTGAGCTGACCCACACCGACTACAACGGCGATCGCTCCGAACGCCACGCCTGGGGCTACGGCCGTCTCGACAACCCTGCCTCCATCCTCCGCGCCCGCGGCTACGAAGAAGCCAGAGCACGCGGCTGGCTCGACTGA
- the ilvD gene encoding dihydroxy-acid dehydratase → MPPLNRYSRRITQPRSQGASQAMLLATGLQEEDLDKPQIGIASVWYEGNPCNMHLLDLAAEVKAGVQEAGMVGFRFNTIGVSDGISMGTEGMSYSLPSRDLIADSIETVMAAQWYDGLIALPGCDKNMPGCVMAMGRLNRPALMIYGGTIRPGCLNGQKLDVISAFQSYGEYLAGKITDAQRRAIIRHACPGPGACGGMYTANTMAAAIEAMGLSLPFSSSLPAEDPRKREECRRAGQLMRQLLEQDLKPRDIVTRASLENAIAVVMALGGSTNAVLHLLAIAHAFEIPLSLDDFQRIARRVPLLANMKPSGRYVMEDLCRLGGVPAVMKRLLEHGVLHGDALTVTGKTLAENLADVPDLPDDQDIIRPWDNPIKSSAHIYILYGNLAPGGCVAKITGKEGLHFSGPARVFDSEEDMLAGLEAGRIQRGDVIVIRYEGPKGGPGMPEMLTPTSALMGAGLGKDVALITDGRFSGGSHGFIIGHVVPEAQEGGPIALIRDGDRITIDAEAGLIHVDVSDEELARRRASWTPPPLKVTRGALFRYVQTVQDAAHGCITDAPIGAPRPVGSPSS, encoded by the coding sequence ATGCCGCCACTTAATCGCTACAGCCGCCGCATCACCCAGCCCCGGTCGCAGGGAGCCTCGCAGGCCATGCTGTTGGCCACCGGCCTGCAGGAAGAGGACCTGGACAAACCACAGATCGGCATTGCTTCGGTCTGGTATGAAGGGAACCCCTGCAACATGCACCTGCTGGACCTGGCCGCCGAGGTGAAGGCCGGCGTGCAGGAAGCCGGTATGGTCGGGTTTCGTTTCAATACGATCGGCGTCTCTGATGGTATTTCGATGGGTACCGAGGGCATGTCGTACAGCTTGCCTTCGCGCGATCTGATCGCTGACTCCATCGAGACGGTGATGGCCGCCCAGTGGTACGATGGCCTGATCGCCCTGCCCGGTTGCGACAAAAACATGCCAGGCTGTGTGATGGCCATGGGCCGGCTGAACCGCCCGGCCCTGATGATCTACGGCGGCACCATCCGTCCCGGCTGCCTCAACGGCCAAAAGCTGGATGTAATAAGCGCCTTTCAGAGCTATGGCGAGTACCTGGCTGGTAAAATTACCGACGCACAGCGGCGGGCCATCATCCGTCATGCCTGTCCCGGACCGGGTGCCTGCGGCGGCATGTACACGGCCAACACGATGGCCGCTGCTATCGAAGCCATGGGGCTGTCCCTTCCTTTTAGCTCAAGCCTGCCTGCCGAAGATCCGCGCAAGCGTGAAGAATGCCGTCGGGCCGGACAGCTCATGCGCCAGCTCCTGGAGCAGGACCTCAAACCGCGCGACATTGTCACCCGGGCCTCGCTTGAAAATGCGATTGCGGTCGTCATGGCGCTGGGCGGCTCTACAAACGCTGTGCTTCATCTGCTGGCTATTGCCCATGCATTTGAGATTCCGCTCAGTCTGGATGATTTTCAGCGCATCGCCCGACGCGTACCGCTCCTGGCCAACATGAAGCCCAGCGGCCGTTACGTCATGGAGGACCTGTGCCGCCTCGGAGGCGTACCGGCCGTCATGAAGCGGCTACTTGAGCATGGCGTGCTGCATGGCGACGCACTCACCGTAACCGGTAAGACCCTTGCGGAAAATCTGGCCGATGTGCCCGACCTGCCCGACGACCAGGACATCATTCGACCCTGGGATAATCCGATCAAATCGAGCGCCCACATTTACATTCTGTACGGCAACCTGGCCCCCGGCGGCTGCGTCGCCAAGATCACGGGCAAAGAAGGCCTGCATTTCAGTGGACCCGCCCGTGTCTTCGACTCCGAAGAAGACATGCTGGCTGGACTTGAAGCTGGCCGCATCCAGCGCGGCGATGTGATTGTGATTCGTTATGAAGGGCCTAAAGGAGGCCCCGGTATGCCCGAAATGCTCACGCCGACCTCCGCATTGATGGGGGCCGGGCTGGGCAAAGACGTGGCGCTGATTACCGACGGACGTTTCAGCGGAGGAAGCCATGGCTTCATCATTGGCCATGTGGTGCCTGAAGCCCAGGAAGGTGGCCCCATCGCGCTCATTCGCGATGGCGACCGCATCACCATTGACGCCGAAGCCGGTCTCATTCACGTAGATGTCTCCGACGAAGAACTGGCGCGGCGGCGGGCTTCGTGGACGCCTCCCCCGCTCAAGGTCACACGCGGCGCTCTTTTCCGCTACGTGCAGACCGTGCAGGACGCCGCGCATGGTTGCATCACCGATGCTCCGATTGGTGCGCCTCGGCCCGTGGGATCCCCCTCTTCCTGA
- a CDS encoding 6-carboxytetrahydropterin synthase encodes MKIAKRFRFEAAHRLPWHPGACRHLHGHSYRLTVGLEGTPDARGILVDFQELKRLIQPLIDNWDHTTLVASDDTALQEALEKLGARYVVLPFDSTAENLCTYVADYLIREAGDWLQMRGVRRLWVRLAETETSFAETERALVPDVYPEPASHAEAR; translated from the coding sequence ATGAAAATTGCAAAACGGTTTCGATTTGAGGCAGCTCATCGGCTGCCGTGGCACCCGGGAGCCTGTCGCCACCTGCACGGTCACTCCTACCGGCTGACCGTCGGCCTTGAAGGCACCCCCGACGCACGGGGTATTCTGGTAGATTTTCAGGAGCTGAAACGTTTGATCCAGCCGCTGATCGACAACTGGGACCATACGACGCTGGTCGCTTCCGACGACACAGCGCTCCAGGAGGCACTGGAAAAACTGGGCGCGCGCTATGTAGTGTTGCCTTTCGACTCGACGGCTGAAAATCTGTGCACCTATGTGGCCGACTATCTGATCCGTGAGGCCGGCGACTGGCTCCAGATGCGGGGTGTCCGACGCCTATGGGTGCGTCTGGCCGAAACCGAAACGTCTTTCGCCGAAACCGAACGCGCTCTGGTGCCCGATGTCTATCCCGAACCTGCTTCCCACGCTGAAGCCCGCTGA
- a CDS encoding DUF2459 domain-containing protein, with product MRKRFFLLSFAWLLVEKIPAQESRFQIYLIHHGWHAGIAFCQADLKGTDWPSEIFFPERRYVEVGWGEAGYYPDPNPDAGDALRAALWPTDAVLHVAAFDYAPARIFKGPVRQLALDSTAFQKLVTYIANYFKRDAQGALQPVAPALYGREGQFYAAKGRYHLFNNSNRWVARALRAAGLPVWPARVLTIKDLWAQIEPLSTEAEETAACPLPRR from the coding sequence ATGCGGAAGCGCTTCTTTTTGCTGAGCTTTGCATGGCTGCTGGTCGAAAAGATACCGGCACAGGAGTCACGCTTTCAAATTTATCTGATTCACCACGGCTGGCATGCCGGCATTGCCTTCTGCCAGGCTGATCTCAAGGGGACTGACTGGCCCTCCGAAATCTTCTTTCCCGAGCGACGCTACGTGGAAGTGGGCTGGGGAGAGGCTGGCTACTATCCTGACCCGAATCCTGACGCGGGGGATGCACTGCGGGCAGCTCTCTGGCCCACCGATGCGGTGTTGCATGTGGCAGCCTTCGATTATGCACCCGCTCGTATCTTTAAGGGACCGGTGCGACAGCTGGCGCTTGATAGCACAGCGTTTCAGAAGCTGGTAACCTATATCGCTAACTATTTCAAGCGGGATGCGCAGGGGGCGTTGCAACCAGTTGCACCGGCTTTGTACGGACGAGAAGGGCAGTTTTATGCGGCAAAAGGTCGCTACCACCTGTTCAACAACAGCAACCGATGGGTAGCGCGGGCACTGCGCGCGGCAGGTCTGCCAGTCTGGCCTGCGCGCGTTCTGACGATCAAAGACCTGTGGGCGCAGATTGAACCGCTGAGTACCGAAGCAGAGGAAACGGCAGCCTGTCCGCTGCCGAGGCGGTGA